The region CCAACAGAACACCTTGACCCAACGATCAGGCTCGAAATAATGAGTATATTGAAAAAATATGCTGATCTTGGAAAGACCATTTTAATATCTTCTCATGAGATTTATGAAATAGAGGAATACGCTACCCACTTTGGAATAATGAAAGAAGGAAGAATTGTTTATACCGATTCAATCGATACGGCCAAAGAAATCCACAGGGTGGTTGAGAAGGGTGAATCGGTTGGTGATGGAAAAATAATAGGTGTTGTTGGATCAAGTTTACTTATCAAAACCAGCAAAGATGTCGGCAGATTTCCTAAGCTCAACGATATAGTGATTGGATATTTAACTGGCAGAACTGAATCAACAAATTTGTTCAGTTGAGAAGCGGGCAATTGCCCGCTTACTCTCTCAAGAGAATCAGATAGAGCACGAATAATATTGCCAGAAGCCACGTAAACCAGTGTACGTCTCTTCCTTTACCACTGAATAATTTCACTACTGGATAAGTAACAATCCCGAGAGCGATTCCATTGGCAATAGAATAAGTCATAGGCATCATTATGAGAGTAATGAATGCCGGGACAGCCTCTGTAATATCATCCCAGTTGATTTTTTTCAGAGTTTTGATCATCAGAACACCCACAAAGATCAATGCAGGAGCTGTCGCAGCTGATGGAATTGTCATGGCAAGCGGTGAAAAGAATAACATACAAAGCATGAGGATGGCTACTACCACCGATGTTAATCCTGTTCTGCCACCTTCTGCTATTCCAGCACTGCTTTCGATATACGTTGTTACTGTTGATGTTCCGAACATTGCTCCTACAGATGTACCAATTGCGTCAGCGAGATAAGCTCTTGATGCCCTTGGAAGGTCGCCATTTTTCATGAAACCGGCTGATTCAGCGAGTCCAGTGAGAGTCCCAAGAGTATCGAAAAAGTCAACAAAGAAAAAAGTAAAGACAATCATCCAGAAAGTTCCAGTTGCAAGTGACTGAAAATTGAGGTTCATCTTCATGAACGTTGCGGATATATCTGGTACCTTTCCTATTATTCCTTGAAAGCTGGTGATTTTGAAAACAGGTAAAGCTCCTATAAAAGTGCTTGCAAGTATTCCAATGAGTATTGCACCTGGTACTGAGAGCGAAAAAAGTACAGCTATTATGAAGAAACCTATAATCGCAACAACGACATTTGGATCTGCCAGATTTCCGAGGGCTACAAAAGTCGCTGGGTCACTTGTTACAATTCCCGCACTTTTCAAACCAATGAAAGCGATGAAAAGTCCTATACCAGCTCCTGTTGCAAGTTTAACTGAGGCTGGAATAGCCTTTACCACAAAAGATCTTGCCCCGCTGACGGTTAATAGGATAAAAATTAACCCTTCGACAAAAACAGCAGCTAAAGCAACCTTCCAGTCAACCCCCATCTTTAAGCACACTGTATATGTGAAATATGCGTTGAGTCCCATACCAGGTGCAAGTGCAAACGGGTAATTTGCAATCAGTCCCATAACAAGAGTAGCTGTGACAGAGCCAAGTATGGTTGCAACCATGAAGGCACCGAAAAACTGAGAGTAAAGGTCAGTTCCAGGATTTGCACCGGGGATGACATTGATGAGTATTGATGGATTGACGAAAACAATGTAAGCCATAGTCAGAAATGTTGTTATACCTGCTACGACTTCTTTTCGCACAGAAGTACCATTCTCCTTCAAACGAAAGAGTTTCTCCACTTTTCTCCCTCCCACGAGAAAAATAAAAAACACAACAAATTCTACACATAAACTTTTAATAAGACGGTTTCTAAATGAAACGATTTTCTGAAAACCTTGTTTTAAGTAAACAATTTTTATTGAGAAAAGTTATCAGATCATCAAGTATTTTCAGTGTAAAATTATCTTTGAAAGTAAATTCAAATCCATGATCCCCAAATGGGTGAATTCTCAAAGTAGACTCAGCTTTCTTTTTGCTTTCCATGTGGAATTTTATTGAAGATTTAACAGGCACAACAGTATCCCTCAAGCCATGCGCCAAGAAAACAGGGGGTTGTTTTTCGTTAATCCAATTTGTTGGAGAGTAAAGACGGTATAGATCAATGTGCTTCGAGGGTAATGTTTTGATTGTCATGATAGTTGAAAACCTTGCGAAAATTGATGTAGATTCGTAATCCCATAAATCGAGCAGATCAGTTGGCGGATAAAAGGCTACAATTCCTCTTAGCCATGAAATTTTGCCTTTTTTATATGATTCGTAGCAGGCATAATAAAGAGACAGATGACCCCCTGCAGATAGACCCATCAGAAAAATATTCTCAGGGTCCAGATAGAGATTTTCAGCATTTTCATGAATAAACTCGACAGCTTCTGTATAGTTATCAATGATTTCATCAATTTTTGCAGACAATCTTCTTCTATAATCAATGCTTGCAACCGCAAATCCATGGTGATTAAGAAATTTGTACCAGGATAAATTATTGGGTTGCCTCTTGAAGCCGGTAATCCAGCCGCCACCATGGGCGAAGATGACAACAGGACAAGGTACTTGCCGATCTGGGTAATAAAGATCGAGTTTCAGTGAATCTTTATAAACATAACTGAAAGGTCCCTTTGAGCAATGTTTGTCGATCTTTACTGGCAATCTCCCAAAAATAGATTTCTTTATAACATTAAAATTAGCTATCAAAAACAACAAAAGACCAAGTGCAAAATTAAAAAACGTGGTGAAAAATATGGCAAATAAAAGAATAATTTTCAAAAATCTCACAATTGATGGTTTTAGAGATTTCATTTTCATATTGTGTGTGGATCTATAAATACATCAATCCAGGGTTTGGAAAAAGAAAATCTGACGAAAAAGAAAACACACACCAGAAAAACGATCAAAACAGTGATCTGTGCAGTCATTCTTGGTTTAGCTTGCTCGACGGTTTTTTCAAAGGTTATACCAAAAAACGCTGAAAGAAAGACAACAAAGAATGCCCATATTAATTCAATGGCAACGGATTCAATTTTCCCGAAGATAGCAGGTAAAATATACCATATTGTGAGTATCAACCATGGTATTGAAATGTTAGAGAGTATTCGAGAAAACCAGAAATTCCCCCCTTTGTTTTTCTTTTTGATCAAAAAATATTCGAATGTACTGGTTAAAAAATAAGAAAAAAACCCCATTTTCAGATGTTCAAAGACCGATTCATCCACACCAAAAAATGGTATCAGTGCAGCCCATCCTGTAAGTTCATAACCAAAGTGCAGAAGCGAAAAGACCCCAACGTAAAAAAGTATCTTCCAGGTAAATCCCATGATTATCCCTCCTCAGTAATATTTCTAACATATTTACTGCGGATATTTTTCTCCATGATGAGGGAAAATCATTTAGATTACAAAATTTGTAATTGACTAAAAAGCAGTTTTTGCTGCGTGCTAATTAAAATACTTTTCCAAACCTATTTTGTCTTTGAACAATATGCCTTCTTTAAAAACGGCCGAGATTTTTGAATGATCCATAAGTATTTTTACATTGCTTAAAGTATTGTCCTCGACAATTAGCAGATCTGCCAGCTTTCCCTTATCTATCGACCCGACAAGTTGGCTCAATCCAGCGGCTTCGGCAGCCACTTTTGTTGCAGACAGCAGTGCCTGTTCAGGTTTCATACCAATTTTGTCAACGAGTAAAAGAATTTCCAGAGCATTTTCCCCGTGCTTGAATGCTTTTGTTCCACCGATAAAATCCGTTCCAGCAGCGATCTTCACACCATGTTCGTACGCTTTTTTGATATTTTCAACGTGTATCTTGTAAACTTCTTCACTCTTTCTCAATCCCCACTCTGGAGCGCCTATCTGCTTTCCATGAATTATCAGATGTTCCACAATAGACAGCGTAGGTACAATGATAGCATTTTTCTCTTTAGCCAGCTTACAGCTTTCATCATCAATATATATTGCATGTGCTATGACTTTTACTCCTCCAAGCAGGGCATTCATTATACCGTCTTTTCCCTGCGCATGGGCGTGAACAAATTTTCGCGCATGGTTAGCTTCTTCAACAATTGCTTTGATCTCCTCTACTGTAAACTGTGTGTATTCTGGTCTGTCTCTCTCAGACAGAACACCTCCTGTAGCCATAATTTTTATGAAATCAGCACCACATCTGAGCGCATAACGTGCTGCTTTAATACATTCAGCAACACCATCACATATTAATGAGCCAAAGCCTCCTTTGAACTTCGAAGTTCTTGGATCTACATAGTCGATCGGCAAAAAATGCTCATCACCGTGGCCAAAAGTTTGGGAAAGAGAATGACCTGCAGCAACAATGCGTGGGCCAGCAATTGTTCCTTCCTGAATTGCTTTTTTCAAGTTTATAGCTATGGATCCTCCTGCGTCGACAACGGTTGTAAAACCAGCTTCGATGAGAGATTTCAAATCAGTCACTGTTCGTGCAACAAGTGTTTCATACGGTGTTAGAAGATGCTCTTTAACCATGTCGCCGCTTCTCATACCTGCTAAATGAAGATGAGCATCGATGAGACCTGGCATAAGGTAACGCCCCTGAAGATCAATTTGCGTAAACCCCGATGGTATCTGCGATCTCTTGATTTTCTCCACCGCGAGAATTCGTGCTCCTTCAATGAAAACAGCGCTTTCCACGAATTGTGATAAATTTGAATCGAACACGCGAGCGTTAATTAAAGCATACTTTCTCACTATTTAATCACCCCCATTTGTTTCGTAAACGAACAATATTTTTCATATGATATTACTTCAAAGAAAATTTGTCAACTTTTGCCTGAAACAGTAACAAATTGTGCGGGGCTTTTCGAGAATAAACCTGTACAACAGATGAAAAAACAAAAAACGGTGGAACAAACTTCCACCATCTCAAAGAGCGGTATAAACTTTTGGCGCCCCCAAGGGGATTCGAACCCCTGCTTCTGGCTTGAAAGGCCAGTGTCCTAGGCCGCTAGACGATGGGGGCACAACACAAGTTATATTACACTATCGGTCAAGTTTGGTCAAGAGGTTTTCAAAAAAGGCGGCAGATGCCGCCTGGTCGGGGCGACTGGACTTGAACCAGCGACCTCTTGCGCCCCATGCAAGCGCGCTAGCCAAACTGCGCCACGCCCCGCGTTGTTTATAATACCACAAACCGCTTTCTTTAGCAAGTGACTCATTAATGGGCAATTTATACTCGAACGAACAGTTATTTCAGAAATCTTCAGTGACGATGTATAATTAATTAAATAAAACTCGAAAGTATTAAAATTGATACTGGAGGAGACGGGAGTGAAATTTTCTTCTATCATTTCTCAAATCAACGAGTCAAAATTTATACTGGTGACAGGTCATATAATGCCTGATGGAGATGACATAAGTAGCGTTACATCACTTGCAGTTGGCCTGGAGAGGTTAGGAAAAACTGTTGTTGGGTCTATTGATTATCCTGTACCATGGTACTACAGAAATTTTTACGGGGTAGAAAAATTGAAAACTTATGAGCAGGCGAAAGACCTTGATCCAGATTTGATAATAGTTGTTGATTGTTCCACCCCAGATAGAGTTGGGAGATTTCAAAATCTCTTGAACGATCGCAAAACTATCGTGATAGATCACCATGCAACAAATACGCTTTTTGGTGGATTGAACTGGGTAGATTCATCTTCTGCCTCGACGGCGCAAATGGTTTATATACTCAACAAAACGCTTGGTGTTCCATACGATGCAGATCTTGCTACGGTAAATTATTTGGGGATTGCAACTGATACCGGCTTTTTCAAATATTCCAATACAGATTCACACGTTTTCAAAATTGCTGCTGAACTTGTTGAATTTGGTGCCAAACCACATTTTGTTTCATCAACGATACTTGAAAACAAGAGTCCTGAACAAATGAAACTTTATTGCAGAATGGTCGACCATATGATTGTGGATGGTCAGCTGGTTTATTCGTGGTTAAGTTATGATGACTATCGGGCAAATAACTGCTCTGATGATGACAGTACCGGTTTTGTTTCTGAACTCAGATCAATAAAAAACGTAGAAGTGGCTATTTTGTTCATAGAGTATCCTGAGGGTCAGGTTCATGTTAGTATGAGATCAAAAAATTGGGTTGATGTGAGCAAAATAGCTTCTAGTCTCGGCGGTGGAGGTCATGCAAGGGCTGCGGGATGCTCTTTCAGAGATGCAAAGTTACATGAAGTTTTAGATGAAGTCGTCGGGTTAGTAAGAGACTTTTTGCAGGGGGGAAATAGGTGAGACTGATCAGGTTTCTCAGAGAAAATTATTCTGGTGACGAGCATTTGATTCTTGATAACGATACCTACAAGCGCGTCAGGGTAATCAAATTAGAGGCAATAGGCAACAAACATCATGAACTGCTGGATATTTTGACATCATTTTCGCGTGTTAAGCATCCAAATGTTCTGGTACCTGAAAGCTATGATTTGAGAGAGATTCCAAGAATATACTTTCCTTATGTAGAAGGGAAGGCAATCGATTTAAGCAGCGAATCTGAGAGACGGAGTTTTGCTCTTTTTTTGATAAATCTTCTTCGAGAACTTCTACATTACAATGTGAAGATACCAGTTCTATCAATTCAGGATTTTCTAAAATCTCAGAATTATTTTATGTTACCGCCATGCTGGGTGAACCAGGATATCTTACCGAAGGCAGAATATACTTTTGTGGCACCTGAATTTGCTGAGAGAGGTAAATTTTCTACGGCTTCAACTGTTTATGTTTTTGGTAAGTTGATAACCTCAATTTGCAATGAGAAAGAGATAGAAGATTTTGTGGCAGATTTTTTGTATGAAGACCCTTTGAAGAGAAAAACACATTTTCCACTTGCGGCACCTTTGCTGAGTGACACGTTTCTTGGTGACAAAATGCTTGGCTTGAAATTTGTGACACTTCGCAGACAAGAAGAAAACACACTGCTCCAGACAATTGAAAATCTTAGATCAAAGAACGGGTTGTATACAATTTTTCTGAGAGGTCCTCAGAGATCTGGAAAGACAACTTTACTGGATTCGATAACAGAAAAATTAAGGTATAAAAATGTTCCCGTGATATGGGCGACGGACCTTCAGAGTTTGATTTCCGGTGTGATTCAGTTAGTTGATGATAAAATACTTGCGCGTTTGGATGAGCAAGACAGGAAAAAAGTTCAATCTCTAATTTTTTCACATGAATTTATGGCCTCAGAGGTCCTCCTGACTCTCGGTAAAATTATGAATAATCTGAGTACTGTATGTATAGCAATCGATGATGTACATGAAGTAGATATTTCGCTCAGAGCAATTGTCGAACAGTTGAGAGGTTATAAATTCAAGGTTACTCATTTCGTATTAATTGCTTCTTCTGAAACCGATCCGTCAGTTGGTTATGATCTGGTTGTGGATATAAAACCGTTTGACCTGCATCGAACTGAAGGTCTTATAAAATCCATGCTAATTGGCTTGGAGATCGATCAACAATTCTGTCAGTGGATCTATACCATATCCCGAGGCTTGCCAGGAAGAATAGTTTCCCTGATGAGAATCCTCCACAGAGCTGGTGCTTTAAAGAATGTTGATGGTAAATTGCAGGTAGCTGAGAGTGTTTTAAAAACGCTGGATTTTAGGGAAATCATAGAATTTTCAACTGAAAATTATATTGATGGAACTGCCAGGTTTTTGGCGATCTGTGGAGAAAAGTTTAAGCCTGGTGAAATTGAGATTCTCTCAAAAGTCGTTTCAATAAAATTAGAGACTATCCAGCAGGATTTATCTTCATTAATAAACGATGGATTTATCTATTGGGAGAGTGGAAAATACAGGTTCATTCTACACGATATATGGTATTCTTTTTATTCTCAGATTCCAGAAGATCTCAGAGGAGAATACCATGAAAAATTCTCACAGTTACTTTCAGAACCAAGCAAAAAGGCGTGGCACTTGAAAATGCTTGGTAAGAATACATCTGCTGTGGTTGTTTACCTGCTTGCAGCCAGAAAAGAGCTTGACACATACAATGACATTTCGGCTGCTTTCGAGCTTTTGGAAGAAGCTGAAAAACTTCTTCAGGGAAGAGAGAGTTATGCATTGAACACTTTGAAATTAAGGGCACTTATGATCAAACAAGATGCCAACGCCCTGGAACGATTTGCACTGACTCTTGAAGGAAAAGATGAATACAATTTTTTGAGGTATCGCGCCCTTGTTGGTTCTTCAAAGGTAAATTTGGCAAAAGATATCGAACAACAGTGTACTGATCCATCCAGAATGCATACTGAATATGCAAAACTTTTTACGATGGTATGTAAGCTAAAACGTATTTTGATATCAGGGGAAAAGGTCTCAGATGAGTTTTTGAAAGAGATAAAGCTTTCAATCATGCATATGCAGGATTTTCGCGCACACAAAAAATTGGTTGCAGAGGCATTGTTGTTAATTTCGCGCTGTGATAGGATTTCTAATTTCAGGTCTTTCGAACTTCTGAATCAAGCACGACAAATTGCACAAACAGAAGGCTTTCTTGATATACTTGCGCTTATACTCAATGAATTTGGAGTCAGACTCGCAGCCAATTCAGAGGCAGTCAGGTATTTTGACGAAGTTGTGGAGATAGCCCATAAAATCAGCTCAGACGGTCTTGCTCTGTTAGGACTCAGTAACTTGATCTGGACAAGTTTATATCGAGGCGAAGCGGGAAGAATGTTCAATGACATATCACGATTGAGGCAAATTGCTTCTATGACAGGAAATCTTCAGTCTGAAGCGTACAGCTATTTTGTTGAGGCAAATTATCATATTTACAACCGTGAACTGGATAAAGCGCTGGAAGATTTAACACGCGAAAAAGCTATTGAAAAATATCTTGGCATTGAAGAAAGAGCTCTACGTGGCATTGTGGCTGCTTATGCTTTGTCAGGAAATGTAGAAGAATCCATCAGGATAATAAGGGAAAATATCGACAATCCAGCTTTGAATAATCAAAGCTTCAAATATTTCAGGGATTTATTTCTTGCGGAAGACGATGAATCTTTTTTGAGAGCATGGCAGAGATTTTTGGGTAAAGATGATCCATACTGGCGAGAAGAAGCCTGTCAGGTGTTTGCTGAAAAACTGGTAAAACTTGATAGAGAGGGTTTTTTAAAGTTTGCAAAGCAACTTGAGATGGGCGCTATCAAAAGTGGTGCATTTCTATCGCTTGCTCAAATCTATGAAGCAATAGCAATTGCTTATCAGACTGTGGGAGAGATCCCGCTTGCAATCAATTATGCTGAAAGGGCTACATCCATATACAGAACGCGAACATTTGAAAATGCTGCCCGATGGCTTGAAGAAAATGTAAAGCTTCCACGGAAGCCAAGAGATCTTTTCCAAATTTTACAGGATTTGAGGTCATCTCTTGGAGATTCCGCCAGAAAACTTTTGGATTTGGTTTATTCTCAAATTGAGCAAATCATGCGATTGTCAAACCTTGCTCAATATGCACTGGACACACTCAAAGTAACTAACTCACAAGATGAGATACGCACCACTATGGAATTTATGGTTTCAAGAATCATGAACCTTTTACCCATTTCATCTGCAGGCATAGCTTTGTTCGATCCGCGTGGCAAAGTCGTTGAGCAGGTCATGTTCAATTTACTGAATATTACTCGTGAACCAAAAGTGTCATACGAACCTTTTGAAATATGCGTAAATACGGAAATAGCTGATGGTTATACTATGGCTTTGAAGGTTGCCAATGAGTCACTTTATGTTGATGAATCAAACGGATATGAGCTGTTGAAAACTGTCATGAGTTTTCAAGATGTTGTTGTTTATACTCTGAAAAATGTAATAACTTATCAGAGAAGTATTACCGATCCTCTTACTGGTCTGTACACACGCTGGTATTTTGTTACCAGGCTGTATGAGGAATTTGAGCGGGTGAAAAGATATGGAGGGCATTTGTCGATAATAATGTGTGACATAGACGATTTCAAAAAGATAAATGATACATATGGACATAGAATTGGAGATGAAGTTTTGAAATTCATTTCTTCAGTTCTCAGAAGCAGTACGAGAATAACTGATATTGTTGGAAGATATGGAGGAGAGGAATTTATAATGATATTGCCAAACACTCCGAAATTAAGCGCTGCAAAAGTTGCAGAAAAGGTTTTATATCAGATTATTGAAACCAATCCCTTTGATTTCAGGTTGACTATGAGTTTTGGTGTGTCTGGATATCCAGAAGATAATGTTAATCAGCCCGAAGAACTCATCAATTTTGCTGACAAAGCTACTTATATGTCGAAAGAAAGGGGTAAATCCTGTGTCACAGTTTTCCAATGATTTTAAAGAAAAGATCATATCGACTCTATCTGACGGAAAAAAGTTAACACTGAAAGAAATATGCAAAACATTGCAAATAAAAGATCGCGTTAAAAAAAAGGAACTACGTAAAGTAATCAAATTGCTTTTAGACGAAGGTGAGATTTTCCGCGATAACAGGGGAAGATATACAAAGATAGGTGAAGATTTTGTCCTCGGTACGATAGAGTTTACTCGAAGAGGGAACATGGCTTTTGTAAGTTCTGAAAATGGGAAAGAAGTAGCTATTTTTGTTGAGAATTCGGCAGGCGCTATTCATGGTGATAAAGTGTTGGTAGAAATCACTGGAAAATGGAGGCATTTGCCACTTGGCAGAATAGTTAAGATTGTTGAAAGAACGAGAGATAAGATAGTGGGTGTCTTCCAGTTAAAAAGATCTTTCGGCTTTGTTATCCCTGACGATTCAAAAATTATATACGATTTCTACGTACCAATAGAAAAAATTGATGGTGCTAAACCCGGCCAAAAAGTCATAGCTAAGATAACCAGATGGCCGAGTAGAGGAAGAAATCCTGAAGCTGAAATAGTTAGTGTCCTGGGAGATATCAAAGATCCAAAAACAGATATTCCAAGTATTATGGCAAAATATGGACTCGATGAAAATTTTCCAGAAGATGTAATGAAGGAAATCAGACGGTTGCCAGAAACTGTCAATGAAGATGAAATGAAAGATCGAAAGGATTTCAGAAGCACGTTGGTTTTCACAATAGATGGAGAAAATGCGAAAGATTTTGACGATGCCGTTTCTATAAAAAAAATTTCGAAAGATAAATTCCTGCTATCAGTCCATATAGCTGACGTT is a window of Pseudothermotoga elfii DSM 9442 = NBRC 107921 DNA encoding:
- a CDS encoding DUF6512 family protein, which produces MGFTWKILFYVGVFSLLHFGYELTGWAALIPFFGVDESVFEHLKMGFFSYFLTSTFEYFLIKKKNKGGNFWFSRILSNISIPWLILTIWYILPAIFGKIESVAIELIWAFFVVFLSAFFGITFEKTVEQAKPRMTAQITVLIVFLVCVFFFVRFSFSKPWIDVFIDPHTI
- a CDS encoding diguanylate cyclase, which codes for MRLIRFLRENYSGDEHLILDNDTYKRVRVIKLEAIGNKHHELLDILTSFSRVKHPNVLVPESYDLREIPRIYFPYVEGKAIDLSSESERRSFALFLINLLRELLHYNVKIPVLSIQDFLKSQNYFMLPPCWVNQDILPKAEYTFVAPEFAERGKFSTASTVYVFGKLITSICNEKEIEDFVADFLYEDPLKRKTHFPLAAPLLSDTFLGDKMLGLKFVTLRRQEENTLLQTIENLRSKNGLYTIFLRGPQRSGKTTLLDSITEKLRYKNVPVIWATDLQSLISGVIQLVDDKILARLDEQDRKKVQSLIFSHEFMASEVLLTLGKIMNNLSTVCIAIDDVHEVDISLRAIVEQLRGYKFKVTHFVLIASSETDPSVGYDLVVDIKPFDLHRTEGLIKSMLIGLEIDQQFCQWIYTISRGLPGRIVSLMRILHRAGALKNVDGKLQVAESVLKTLDFREIIEFSTENYIDGTARFLAICGEKFKPGEIEILSKVVSIKLETIQQDLSSLINDGFIYWESGKYRFILHDIWYSFYSQIPEDLRGEYHEKFSQLLSEPSKKAWHLKMLGKNTSAVVVYLLAARKELDTYNDISAAFELLEEAEKLLQGRESYALNTLKLRALMIKQDANALERFALTLEGKDEYNFLRYRALVGSSKVNLAKDIEQQCTDPSRMHTEYAKLFTMVCKLKRILISGEKVSDEFLKEIKLSIMHMQDFRAHKKLVAEALLLISRCDRISNFRSFELLNQARQIAQTEGFLDILALILNEFGVRLAANSEAVRYFDEVVEIAHKISSDGLALLGLSNLIWTSLYRGEAGRMFNDISRLRQIASMTGNLQSEAYSYFVEANYHIYNRELDKALEDLTREKAIEKYLGIEERALRGIVAAYALSGNVEESIRIIRENIDNPALNNQSFKYFRDLFLAEDDESFLRAWQRFLGKDDPYWREEACQVFAEKLVKLDREGFLKFAKQLEMGAIKSGAFLSLAQIYEAIAIAYQTVGEIPLAINYAERATSIYRTRTFENAARWLEENVKLPRKPRDLFQILQDLRSSLGDSARKLLDLVYSQIEQIMRLSNLAQYALDTLKVTNSQDEIRTTMEFMVSRIMNLLPISSAGIALFDPRGKVVEQVMFNLLNITREPKVSYEPFEICVNTEIADGYTMALKVANESLYVDESNGYELLKTVMSFQDVVVYTLKNVITYQRSITDPLTGLYTRWYFVTRLYEEFERVKRYGGHLSIIMCDIDDFKKINDTYGHRIGDEVLKFISSVLRSSTRITDIVGRYGGEEFIMILPNTPKLSAAKVAEKVLYQIIETNPFDFRLTMSFGVSGYPEDNVNQPEELINFADKATYMSKERGKSCVTVFQ
- a CDS encoding NCS2 family permease, with protein sequence MEKLFRLKENGTSVRKEVVAGITTFLTMAYIVFVNPSILINVIPGANPGTDLYSQFFGAFMVATILGSVTATLVMGLIANYPFALAPGMGLNAYFTYTVCLKMGVDWKVALAAVFVEGLIFILLTVSGARSFVVKAIPASVKLATGAGIGLFIAFIGLKSAGIVTSDPATFVALGNLADPNVVVAIIGFFIIAVLFSLSVPGAILIGILASTFIGALPVFKITSFQGIIGKVPDISATFMKMNLNFQSLATGTFWMIVFTFFFVDFFDTLGTLTGLAESAGFMKNGDLPRASRAYLADAIGTSVGAMFGTSTVTTYIESSAGIAEGGRTGLTSVVVAILMLCMLFFSPLAMTIPSAATAPALIFVGVLMIKTLKKINWDDITEAVPAFITLIMMPMTYSIANGIALGIVTYPVVKLFSGKGRDVHWFTWLLAILFVLYLILLRE
- a CDS encoding DHH family phosphoesterase, with product MKFSSIISQINESKFILVTGHIMPDGDDISSVTSLAVGLERLGKTVVGSIDYPVPWYYRNFYGVEKLKTYEQAKDLDPDLIIVVDCSTPDRVGRFQNLLNDRKTIVIDHHATNTLFGGLNWVDSSSASTAQMVYILNKTLGVPYDADLATVNYLGIATDTGFFKYSNTDSHVFKIAAELVEFGAKPHFVSSTILENKSPEQMKLYCRMVDHMIVDGQLVYSWLSYDDYRANNCSDDDSTGFVSELRSIKNVEVAILFIEYPEGQVHVSMRSKNWVDVSKIASSLGGGGHARAAGCSFRDAKLHEVLDEVVGLVRDFLQGGNR
- a CDS encoding alpha/beta hydrolase, which gives rise to MRFLKIILLFAIFFTTFFNFALGLLLFLIANFNVIKKSIFGRLPVKIDKHCSKGPFSYVYKDSLKLDLYYPDRQVPCPVVIFAHGGGWITGFKRQPNNLSWYKFLNHHGFAVASIDYRRRLSAKIDEIIDNYTEAVEFIHENAENLYLDPENIFLMGLSAGGHLSLYYACYESYKKGKISWLRGIVAFYPPTDLLDLWDYESTSIFARFSTIMTIKTLPSKHIDLYRLYSPTNWINEKQPPVFLAHGLRDTVVPVKSSIKFHMESKKKAESTLRIHPFGDHGFEFTFKDNFTLKILDDLITFLNKNCLLKTRFSENRFI
- a CDS encoding metal-dependent hydrolase family protein — encoded protein: MRKYALINARVFDSNLSQFVESAVFIEGARILAVEKIKRSQIPSGFTQIDLQGRYLMPGLIDAHLHLAGMRSGDMVKEHLLTPYETLVARTVTDLKSLIEAGFTTVVDAGGSIAINLKKAIQEGTIAGPRIVAAGHSLSQTFGHGDEHFLPIDYVDPRTSKFKGGFGSLICDGVAECIKAARYALRCGADFIKIMATGGVLSERDRPEYTQFTVEEIKAIVEEANHARKFVHAHAQGKDGIMNALLGGVKVIAHAIYIDDESCKLAKEKNAIIVPTLSIVEHLIIHGKQIGAPEWGLRKSEEVYKIHVENIKKAYEHGVKIAAGTDFIGGTKAFKHGENALEILLLVDKIGMKPEQALLSATKVAAEAAGLSQLVGSIDKGKLADLLIVEDNTLSNVKILMDHSKISAVFKEGILFKDKIGLEKYFN